The Desulfovibrio fairfieldensis sequence ACGCCCACGGTCCTCAAGGAAATGGCCGACCTCAACGCCCTGCCCTGCCCCATCACGGCGGTGCGCGGCAATTGCGACGCCGAGGTGGACCTGGCCCTGCTGCCATTTCCGGTGACGGAAAACGCCTGGATCAACGCCGACGGCCTGCGCATTTTCGCCAGCCACGGGCACCATCTGCCCGAACGCCCGCCGCTGCCGGGCATGCCCCAGGGCACGGTAATTCTGCGCGGGCACACCCATGTGCCGCGCGGCGAAACCCTGGACGGACTGCATTTCTGGAACCCCGGCTCCCTTTCCCTGCCCAAGGGCGGTTCGCCGCGCAGCTACGGCCTGTGCGAGGACGGCGTCTTCCGCGTGCTGGACACGCACGGCCGCGAAGTTCTGCGGCATCAGCCGGGCGGAGCGTAAAGCCCGTGCCCGCCGCCCAGTCCCCCACACCCGCGCCGGAAACGGGCTTTTGCCCCCAATTCGCGACCCAATTCACTCCTCTGTTCCGCCTTGCGCCGGATGTGGAGCTGGTCCTGGCCTCGGCCTCGCCCCGACGGCGGCAGTTTCTGATGGAATGGGGCCTGCCTTTTGCCACGGCCCGGCCGCGGGGCGTGGAACCGCGCCCCGAAGCCGGAGAAAACCCCGCGTCCTATACCCGCCGTGCCGCGCAGGCCAAAGCCCGGGCCGTGGAAAGCGCCCTTTCCCCGACTGCCCGCGCCCGCAGCCTGATTCTGGCGGCGGACACGGTGGTGGCCGTGGACGACGACATTCTGGGCAAGCCGCGCGATACCCCTCATGCTCTGGACATGCTCACGCGCCTGGCGGGCCGGGGGCATGAGGTCATCAGCGCCGTCTGCCTGCTGCTGCCCCGGGGGTGGCCCGGCCTCCCCGGCGAACTGTTCAGCGACGTGAGCCGGGTTTTCTTCCACGCCTGGCCCGAATCCGTGCTGGCCGCCTACGCCCGCACCCACGAGCCGGACGACAAGGCCGGGGCTTATGCCATTCAAGGGCAAGGGGCCTTTCTGGTGGAGCGGGTGGAAGGCTCGTGGAGCACGGTGGTGGGCCTGCCCGTGACGCCCCTGGTCCAAATCCTGCTGGAACGGGGCCTGATGTCTCCGGCGGACGCCAATCCGCTTCCCACAGCATTTTGCGTTTGAAATGTTACACATCTCAAACGTGGATTGCTCTGATCAGCTTTTCCGCTGAGTACGCGGGAGTAACCTTTCAATAGG is a genomic window containing:
- the yfcE gene encoding phosphodiesterase, producing MRLLIASDLHGSLESLRFLLGKARELQPDLLVLLGDLVYHGPRNPLPESYNTPTVLKEMADLNALPCPITAVRGNCDAEVDLALLPFPVTENAWINADGLRIFASHGHHLPERPPLPGMPQGTVILRGHTHVPRGETLDGLHFWNPGSLSLPKGGSPRSYGLCEDGVFRVLDTHGREVLRHQPGGA
- a CDS encoding Maf family nucleotide pyrophosphatase, coding for MFRLAPDVELVLASASPRRRQFLMEWGLPFATARPRGVEPRPEAGENPASYTRRAAQAKARAVESALSPTARARSLILAADTVVAVDDDILGKPRDTPHALDMLTRLAGRGHEVISAVCLLLPRGWPGLPGELFSDVSRVFFHAWPESVLAAYARTHEPDDKAGAYAIQGQGAFLVERVEGSWSTVVGLPVTPLVQILLERGLMSPADANPLPTAFCV